One Brassica napus cultivar Da-Ae chromosome A1, Da-Ae, whole genome shotgun sequence genomic region harbors:
- the LOC106387570 gene encoding venom phosphodiesterase 2-like codes for MAKSNHVLSLKLSLTLLSLLIVAATTNGLDTPSSKTWRPWPFKKLNKPVVLMISSDGFRFGYQFKTDTPNIELLISEGTEAKLGLIPVFPTMTFPNHYAIATGLYPAYHGIIMNKFTDPISGEVFNKGLDPKWWLGEPLWVTATNQGRKALTYFWPGSEVPKDSWTCPKELCPHFNLSVPFEERVDTILNQFDLPEEDIPDLMMLYFNEPDGAGHSYGPDDPRVTKAVATIDKMIGRIIQGLKKREIFDEVHVILLGDHGMVTNCDLKTIYIEDLADWVKIPADWINAYSPVLAMNPRWGEDVKNPGEKNAELVAKMNEALSSGKVENGEFLKVYLKEKLPKRLHYSESSRIPPIIGMVGEGLVVRQNRTGVHECYGDHGYDNAYFSMRSIFMGHGPRFRKGKKVPSFENIQIYNVVAEILGLRPASNNGSSLFTRNILSPFGETVEVE; via the coding sequence ATGGCAAAATCCAATCATGTTCTATCCCTCAAGCTATCTCTCACCCTTCTTAGTCTTCTCATTGTAGCTGCCACGACCAATGGTTTAGACACTCCTTCGTCCAAAACCTGGCGTCCCTGGCCCTTCAAGAAACTCAACAAACCGGTGGTTTTAATGATTTCTAGCGATGGTTTCCGGTTCGGTTACCAATTTAAAACCGACACACCAAACATCGAGCTTCTCATATCCGAAGGAACCGAAGCAAAACTCGGTTTAATCCCGGTTTTCCCCACCATGACATTCCCTAACCATTACGCGATCGCAACTGGACTCTACCCTGCTTACCACGGTATCATCATGAACAAGTTCACTGATCCGATATCCGGAGAAGTGTTCAACAAAGGCTTAGACCCGAAATGGTGGTTAGGTGAGCCGTTGTGGGTAACCGCAACAAACCAAGGTCGCAAGGCTCTGACTTACTTTTGGCCAGGCTCTGAGGTTCCCAAAGATTCTTGGACTTGCCCTAAAGAGTTGTGTCCACATTTCAACCTTTCGGTTCCATTCGAAGAAAGGGTCGATACGATCTTGAACCAATTCGATCTCCCTGAGGAAGACATCCCTGACTTGATGATGTTGTACTTCAATGAGCCGGACGGAGCGGGACACAGCTATGGTCCTGATGATCCTAGGGTTACAAAGGCGGTTGCGACGATCGATAAAATGATCGGTAGGATCATCCAGGGGCTGAAGAAGAGGGAGATCTTCGACGAGGTTCATGTGATCTTGCTTGGTGATCACGGAATGGTTACTAACTGTGACCTAAAAACAATTTACATTGAAGATTTAGCAGATTGGGTCAAGATCCCTGCGGATTGGATCAATGCTTATAGCCCCGTGCTAGCGATGAACCCACGCTGGGGGGAAGATGTGAAGAATCCAGGAGAGAAGAACGCAGAGCTCGTGGCTAAGATGAACGAAGCTTTGAGCTCAGGGAAGGTAGAGAACGGAGAGTTTTTGAAGGTTTACTTGAAGGAGAAGTTACCGAAAAGGCTGCATTATTCCGAGAGCTCTAGGATTCCGCCGATCATAGGAATGGTCGGAGAAGGTCTCGTGGTTAGACAGAACAGAACAGGCGTTCACGAGTGTTATGGAGATCATGGATACGACAACGCATACTTCTCCATGAGATCTATCTTTATGGGACATGGTCCTAGGTTTAGGAAAGGGAAGAAGGTTCCGTCGTTCGAGAATATTCAAATCTATAACGTTGTTGCGGAGATTCTTGGACTCCGACCAGCTTCGAACAATGGTTCTTCTTTGTTCACTAGAAACATTCTCTCGCCCTTTGGAGAAACAGTGGAGGTTGAATGA